The following coding sequences lie in one Lebetimonas sp. JH292 genomic window:
- a CDS encoding 4Fe-4S binding protein, which yields MSGFLKIAIRNLLKGPVTDPYPFGDTFIPDKLRGKLKVDAKACTACGTCEEVCPSGAIHITKNENAYVHTTWYNTCCFCGNCEFFCPTGAIKLTNDFHTANTEEEKYRFTTVAVISEIKCESCGRMFVPASEALLKRAYPNVNETIKELTKLCSKCRQKKAFERLYK from the coding sequence ATGAGCGGATTTTTAAAAATTGCAATAAGGAATTTATTAAAAGGCCCTGTAACAGACCCGTATCCTTTCGGAGATACATTTATACCGGATAAGTTAAGGGGTAAATTAAAAGTGGATGCCAAGGCCTGTACAGCTTGTGGAACATGTGAAGAAGTATGCCCCTCAGGTGCTATACATATCACAAAAAATGAAAACGCATATGTTCATACCACGTGGTATAACACATGCTGTTTTTGTGGAAATTGTGAGTTTTTCTGTCCGACGGGGGCTATAAAACTTACAAATGATTTTCATACGGCTAATACAGAAGAAGAAAAATACCGTTTTACCACTGTAGCCGTAATCAGTGAAATTAAATGTGAAAGCTGCGGTAGAATGTTTGTGCCTGCAAGTGAAGCTCTTTTAAAAAGGGCATATCCTAATGTAAATGAAACTATTAAAGAACTCACAAAACTCTGTTCAAAATGCAGACAGAAAAAAGCGTTTGAAAGGCTTTATAAATGA
- the sdhA gene encoding succinate dehydrogenase flavoprotein subunit, whose translation MIPIYKSDVVIVGAGLAGLAAARELSRAGKNVTVLTKLHPLRSHSGAAQGGINAALADDDKAEFHMFDTVKGSDYLADQDAVELMCSKAPETIRWIERMGAVFSRREDGRIAQRPFGGQSKPRACFAKDRTGLTLLQTIYEQCVRENVLMLDEWYVSDILYENGKAYGVAAFNIRDLSFAIFNAKAVMFATGGYARAFKINSNAHANTGDGLSIFARKGLPLEDMEFVQFHPTGLAGSGILMSEAARGEGGKLINGLGERFMEKYAPEKMELAPRDVVSRAIMKEIIEGRGAKEDHFAVYLDLTHLGEKKIQERLPELRDLALTFLGRDMVKEPILISATAHYSMGGIPVDINGHVRKSTDELSEGLYAAGECACVSVHGANRLGANSLLEALFFGRWVGGQIAEDLKDIDFKEAKTSDVENALSEVDFLLNNNGDERTSKIREELQELMSTKVGVFREEKNLLEAKEKIKELRNRYKNIKLDDKSKVYNTDLQEAIELGHMLDYALFITAGAVERKESRGAHFREDFPKRDDENFLKHTFGYLENDNIKIEYAPVKITKFEPQERKY comes from the coding sequence ATGATTCCAATTTATAAAAGCGATGTGGTTATAGTTGGGGCTGGACTGGCTGGACTTGCTGCGGCAAGAGAGCTGAGCAGGGCCGGTAAAAATGTAACGGTTCTTACAAAACTTCATCCTCTGCGTTCACACTCAGGTGCCGCTCAGGGTGGAATAAATGCGGCTTTGGCTGATGATGACAAGGCTGAATTTCATATGTTCGACACTGTTAAAGGAAGTGATTATTTAGCAGATCAGGATGCGGTTGAGCTTATGTGTTCAAAGGCGCCTGAGACAATCAGATGGATTGAAAGAATGGGGGCGGTTTTTAGCAGAAGGGAAGATGGCAGAATTGCCCAGAGGCCTTTTGGGGGTCAGAGTAAACCGAGAGCATGTTTTGCAAAAGACAGAACCGGACTTACGCTCCTTCAGACAATTTACGAACAGTGTGTGAGAGAAAATGTGTTAATGCTTGATGAATGGTATGTAAGTGATATTTTATATGAAAATGGCAAAGCTTACGGAGTTGCGGCTTTTAATATAAGGGATTTAAGTTTTGCCATTTTTAATGCAAAGGCCGTTATGTTTGCAACAGGAGGATATGCAAGGGCTTTTAAAATAAATTCAAACGCACATGCAAATACAGGGGACGGTCTTTCTATATTTGCAAGAAAAGGGCTGCCGCTTGAAGATATGGAATTTGTGCAGTTTCACCCTACGGGACTTGCCGGAAGCGGAATATTAATGAGTGAAGCCGCAAGAGGCGAGGGTGGTAAACTGATAAACGGACTTGGTGAGAGGTTTATGGAAAAATATGCACCTGAAAAAATGGAACTGGCTCCTAGAGATGTTGTAAGCAGGGCTATTATGAAAGAAATAATCGAAGGAAGGGGTGCAAAAGAAGACCATTTTGCAGTTTATCTTGATTTAACTCATTTGGGAGAAAAGAAAATACAAGAAAGACTTCCGGAACTAAGGGATTTGGCTTTGACATTTTTAGGCAGGGATATGGTAAAAGAGCCTATTTTAATTTCTGCAACCGCCCATTATTCAATGGGAGGAATACCTGTTGATATAAACGGACATGTCAGAAAATCGACTGATGAATTAAGCGAAGGTCTTTATGCGGCTGGTGAATGCGCCTGTGTTAGTGTTCACGGTGCCAACAGGCTTGGGGCTAATTCACTGCTTGAGGCACTCTTTTTTGGAAGATGGGTAGGCGGCCAGATTGCTGAAGATTTAAAAGATATTGATTTTAAAGAAGCAAAAACAAGCGACGTAGAAAATGCTTTAAGTGAAGTTGATTTTCTTTTGAATAACAACGGAGATGAGAGAACATCCAAAATAAGGGAAGAGCTGCAGGAGCTTATGAGTACAAAAGTAGGTGTTTTCAGGGAGGAAAAAAATCTGCTTGAGGCAAAAGAAAAAATAAAAGAACTTCGCAATAGATATAAAAATATAAAACTCGATGACAAATCAAAAGTTTATAATACTGATTTGCAAGAAGCAATAGAACTTGGTCATATGCTTGATTATGCACTGTTTATTACTGCCGGCGCAGTTGAAAGAAAAGAAAGCAGGGGGGCGCATTTCAGGGAAGATTTTCCAAAAAGAGACGATGAAAATTTCTTAAAACATACATTCGGTTATTTGGAAAACGATAACATAAAAATTGAATATGCCCCTGTAAAAATAACAAAATTCGAACCTCAAGAGAGAAAATATTAA
- a CDS encoding NADH-quinone oxidoreductase subunit B family protein, translating into MSIITRSPFLFRINTGSCNGCDVELATTAMIPRYDVERLGCRYTGSPKHADILLVTGPITARSKPYLIEVLDELPNPFVVVAVGTCPTSCGIFRDSYSIEGPLDKYVKVDVNVPGCPPRPQAIIDGVAKALEIWKERIRNQK; encoded by the coding sequence ATGAGTATTATTACAAGAAGTCCTTTTTTATTCAGGATAAATACAGGAAGCTGCAATGGATGTGATGTTGAACTTGCTACAACGGCTATGATTCCAAGATATGATGTGGAAAGACTTGGATGCAGATATACAGGAAGTCCTAAACATGCGGATATATTGTTGGTTACCGGTCCTATAACCGCAAGAAGTAAACCGTATTTAATTGAAGTGCTGGACGAACTGCCAAATCCTTTTGTGGTGGTTGCTGTTGGAACGTGTCCTACAAGCTGCGGGATTTTCAGGGATTCTTATTCCATAGAGGGACCGCTTGATAAATATGTAAAAGTTGATGTAAATGTGCCGGGATGTCCCCCAAGACCTCAGGCTATTATTGACGGTGTTGCAAAAGCTCTTGAAATATGGAAAGAAAGAATAAGGAATCAAAAATGA
- a CDS encoding nickel-dependent hydrogenase large subunit has protein sequence MSTKIPIGPFHIGLEEPIYFKIDLEGETVKDVDMINGFVHRGIEYLAMQKNFFQNLILTERVCSLCSNNHPFTYVMAVEKIAGIEVSKRANYLRVVADEVKRIASHMFNLSMLAHLVGFHSLMTQTMEAREIMQDIKESIWGNRMDMSANTLGGVKYDLDEGQIEYILRRLDELEPQVDELMDIYFNHKIVKARTVGVGVLPKEDALRLGVTGPTARGSGVNNDIRAKAPYAAYDELKVNVMLEESGDVHARTKVRWREIKESIRLVREAVTNLPEGPYVLDKRPHIPAGEAVTRTEAPRGELIYYLKADGRQKPERMRWRVPTYMNWEALRVMIPGNKLSDVAVIFNSIDPCISCTER, from the coding sequence ATGAGCACTAAAATACCTATAGGCCCTTTTCACATAGGACTGGAAGAGCCTATTTATTTTAAAATAGATTTAGAAGGTGAAACGGTTAAAGATGTAGATATGATAAACGGTTTTGTCCACAGGGGTATAGAATATCTTGCAATGCAGAAAAATTTTTTTCAAAATTTAATTCTTACAGAAAGGGTCTGTTCACTTTGTTCTAACAATCATCCTTTTACTTATGTAATGGCGGTGGAAAAAATTGCCGGTATTGAAGTCAGTAAAAGGGCGAATTATTTAAGGGTTGTGGCGGATGAAGTAAAAAGAATAGCATCGCATATGTTCAATTTAAGTATGCTTGCCCATTTGGTCGGTTTTCATTCTTTAATGACACAGACAATGGAAGCCAGGGAAATTATGCAGGATATCAAAGAATCAATCTGGGGTAACAGAATGGATATGAGCGCAAATACACTTGGAGGTGTTAAATATGACCTCGATGAAGGCCAGATTGAATATATTTTAAGAAGACTTGATGAACTTGAACCTCAGGTGGATGAATTAATGGATATTTATTTTAATCATAAAATTGTAAAAGCAAGGACTGTGGGAGTCGGTGTTTTACCAAAAGAGGATGCTTTGCGTTTAGGTGTTACAGGACCGACTGCCAGGGGAAGCGGTGTTAATAATGACATTAGGGCAAAAGCCCCGTATGCCGCTTATGACGAATTGAAGGTAAATGTTATGTTGGAAGAGAGCGGCGATGTACATGCAAGAACAAAAGTCAGATGGAGAGAAATAAAAGAATCAATAAGGCTTGTAAGAGAAGCTGTAACTAATTTACCGGAGGGTCCTTATGTACTTGATAAAAGACCTCATATTCCTGCCGGCGAAGCAGTAACAAGAACCGAAGCCCCGAGGGGAGAACTTATATATTATCTTAAAGCCGATGGAAGGCAAAAACCCGAAAGGATGAGATGGAGGGTGCCTACATATATGAACTGGGAAGCTCTCAGGGTGATGATTCCGGGCAATAAATTAAGTGATGTTGCTGTAATTTTCAACAGTATCGACCCTTGTATTTCATGTACAGAAAGATAA
- a CDS encoding succinate dehydrogenase/fumarate reductase iron-sulfur subunit, translated as MEITLKVYRFNPKKDDKPHFDKYKLELREDAVLLDALNEIKWKFDGSLSYRRSCRHGICGSCAVKLNGKNVLACKTPLKEAIEDFGEVLIVEPLSKNREKIIKDLVIDKKDFWDKNKKVKPYLIANIDEHPEKENLVKPEEVEALENADYCIACGCCFYACESIRANKDFLGPQALAKTYRFSADGRDEAKKERLEFVDKLGIGVWDCVKCQACIEVCPKGVDPFTKITHLHNQIFEEGVAKKNVAAKHAEGFVHSIKKHGILDEGMLVLYSEGINVARHLPEAMEMLKKGKIKFPWNMPKSEGVEEIKKLVEISQTHELKG; from the coding sequence ATGGAAATTACTTTAAAAGTTTACAGGTTTAATCCCAAAAAGGATGATAAACCTCATTTTGATAAATATAAACTCGAATTAAGAGAGGATGCGGTTTTATTGGATGCGCTTAATGAAATAAAATGGAAGTTTGACGGAAGCCTCAGTTACAGAAGAAGCTGCAGGCATGGAATATGCGGAAGCTGCGCAGTTAAATTAAACGGTAAAAATGTTTTAGCATGCAAAACGCCGTTAAAAGAAGCAATTGAAGATTTTGGCGAAGTGCTTATAGTTGAGCCGTTAAGCAAAAATAGGGAAAAAATTATAAAAGACTTGGTAATAGATAAAAAAGATTTCTGGGATAAAAATAAAAAAGTAAAACCGTATCTTATAGCAAATATAGACGAACATCCCGAAAAAGAAAATTTAGTAAAACCCGAAGAAGTGGAAGCATTGGAAAATGCGGATTACTGTATTGCCTGCGGATGCTGCTTTTATGCATGTGAAAGTATCAGGGCTAATAAAGATTTTCTCGGACCTCAGGCTCTTGCTAAAACATACAGATTTAGTGCTGATGGCAGAGATGAAGCTAAAAAAGAAAGGCTGGAATTTGTTGATAAATTGGGAATTGGTGTGTGGGATTGCGTAAAATGTCAGGCCTGTATAGAGGTTTGCCCTAAGGGAGTGGATCCGTTTACTAAAATCACCCATCTTCATAATCAGATTTTTGAAGAAGGTGTCGCCAAGAAAAATGTGGCTGCCAAACATGCAGAAGGATTTGTACATTCTATAAAAAAACACGGTATTTTAGACGAAGGAATGCTTGTTTTATATTCTGAGGGTATTAATGTGGCAAGACATTTGCCTGAAGCTATGGAAATGCTTAAAAAAGGCAAAATAAAATTTCCATGGAATATGCCTAAATCTGAAGGTGTGGAAGAGATTAAAAAATTAGTTGAAATATCACAAACACACGAATTAAAGGGTTAA
- a CDS encoding CoB--CoM heterodisulfide reductase iron-sulfur subunit B family protein has translation MKYALYTGCTAKESTPELLKSTLLVAKTLGIEIEVLNEASCCGAGHLQDFDEFLSLVINARNICLAEKRGLKMVTLCNTCQLMLENTKRKLDVDEKLKEKVNQKLGELGYRYVGNTKIQHFLYAILEDIGYEEIAKHIKRPLNLKIAPFYGCHIIRPSKTHDGDNLNENPYKPNAIENLIKVLMGESIDYPTKLKCCGFHVDLQNTPVSEKLTSNILEDATNAGAEAIVTPCPLCHLNLDVKQRAIAKRENKDFNIPVLHLPEMLALAFGYSAEEIGLNHHVIDVKF, from the coding sequence ATGAAATATGCACTTTACACCGGTTGTACAGCTAAAGAATCAACACCTGAACTTTTAAAATCTACTTTATTGGTGGCAAAAACACTGGGTATAGAAATAGAAGTTTTAAATGAGGCCAGCTGCTGCGGGGCCGGACATCTGCAGGATTTTGATGAATTCCTATCACTGGTAATAAATGCAAGAAATATATGCCTTGCTGAAAAAAGAGGCCTTAAAATGGTAACACTTTGCAATACATGCCAGCTGATGCTTGAAAACACCAAAAGAAAACTGGATGTTGATGAAAAATTAAAAGAAAAAGTTAATCAGAAACTGGGCGAACTTGGTTATAGATATGTGGGCAATACTAAAATACAGCATTTCTTATATGCTATTTTAGAAGATATAGGATATGAGGAAATTGCAAAACATATAAAAAGACCTCTTAATCTAAAAATTGCCCCGTTTTACGGATGTCATATAATAAGACCTTCAAAAACACATGACGGGGATAATTTAAATGAAAACCCTTATAAGCCAAATGCAATAGAGAATCTTATAAAAGTATTGATGGGTGAAAGTATTGATTATCCTACAAAACTTAAATGTTGCGGTTTTCATGTTGATTTACAAAATACTCCTGTTAGTGAAAAATTAACTTCTAATATTTTGGAAGATGCTACAAATGCCGGAGCTGAGGCGATTGTTACGCCGTGTCCTTTGTGTCATCTAAACCTTGATGTAAAACAAAGGGCTATTGCAAAAAGGGAAAATAAGGATTTTAATATACCTGTTCTTCATCTGCCTGAAATGCTGGCTTTGGCGTTTGGATATTCTGCTGAAGAAATA
- a CDS encoding 4Fe-4S dicluster domain-containing protein: MANKFIFADPKKCIGCLNCELACAAKHMGVPFEEAYDKALNGGVELIHRNTVIKMNGITAPMQCMQCEDAPCVEACPIDIIRYENNYVKIYEDDCIGCRSCAMVCPFGAINMAKSNSTNVSGLVAIKCDLCGGEEGKQACVNICPTDAIELIDYDEYKKRKQQNAFERLNQDA, encoded by the coding sequence ATGGCTAATAAGTTTATTTTTGCTGATCCTAAAAAATGTATAGGATGTTTGAACTGTGAGCTTGCATGTGCGGCTAAACATATGGGTGTTCCCTTTGAAGAAGCTTATGATAAGGCGTTAAACGGGGGAGTTGAATTGATACACAGAAATACTGTTATTAAAATGAACGGAATAACTGCCCCGATGCAGTGTATGCAGTGTGAAGATGCGCCGTGTGTTGAGGCATGCCCTATAGACATTATAAGATATGAAAACAATTATGTAAAAATTTACGAAGACGACTGTATAGGATGTCGAAGCTGTGCGATGGTGTGCCCTTTCGGTGCTATAAATATGGCAAAAAGCAATTCTACAAACGTCAGCGGACTTGTTGCGATTAAATGTGATTTGTGCGGCGGAGAGGAAGGAAAGCAGGCATGTGTAAACATCTGCCCTACTGATGCGATTGAGCTTATAGACTATGATGAATATAAAAAAAGAAAACAACAAAACGCATTTGAAAGATTAAATCAGGATGCATGA
- a CDS encoding hydrogenase maturation nickel metallochaperone HypA, with amino-acid sequence MHELSIVQSMMKLVEKHAKNREVEKIVVKIGKMSGIEPYFLKESFDFFKENTVCKNAEMEIIEVGIKIKCFECGSESEIKGFDFHCPVCGSEKTEIISGEEMHIEYIELKE; translated from the coding sequence ATGCATGAGCTATCAATTGTTCAATCTATGATGAAACTTGTTGAAAAACATGCAAAAAACAGAGAAGTTGAAAAAATAGTGGTAAAAATAGGGAAAATGAGCGGGATAGAGCCCTATTTTTTAAAAGAGAGTTTTGATTTTTTCAAAGAAAATACCGTTTGTAAAAATGCCGAAATGGAAATAATAGAAGTAGGTATTAAAATAAAGTGTTTTGAATGTGGAAGTGAGAGTGAAATAAAAGGTTTTGATTTTCACTGTCCTGTATGCGGAAGTGAAAAAACGGAAATAATAAGCGGTGAAGAAATGCATATAGAATATATTGAGTTAAAGGAGTGA
- a CDS encoding NADH-quinone oxidoreductase subunit C, whose amino-acid sequence MKETLKQKVITELKERITGEYSLREETDAKGNIQIWLKLFNRKDILHVAQVIKDFGGRCVIISAYKKDDHHVLVYHLDIDGMLVNVEVELFDDTVDSITPILNSANWTEREFKEMFGINLVGHPNPKRLFLDESIAEGILGEYMPLSQAMNGAATCCMWEKIESEREKHEH is encoded by the coding sequence ATGAAAGAAACATTGAAACAAAAAGTAATTACCGAATTAAAAGAGAGAATTACGGGTGAATATTCTTTAAGAGAAGAAACAGATGCAAAAGGAAATATACAAATCTGGCTTAAACTTTTCAACAGAAAGGATATTTTGCATGTTGCACAGGTTATTAAGGATTTCGGCGGAAGATGTGTAATTATAAGCGCATATAAAAAAGACGACCATCATGTACTTGTGTATCATCTGGATATTGACGGAATGCTTGTTAATGTAGAGGTTGAACTTTTTGATGATACAGTTGATTCAATAACCCCTATTCTAAACAGTGCAAACTGGACGGAAAGGGAATTTAAAGAAATGTTTGGAATAAATCTTGTAGGTCATCCAAATCCAAAAAGACTGTTTCTTGATGAAAGTATAGCTGAGGGGATACTCGGGGAATATATGCCTTTGTCTCAGGCGATGAACGGGGCGGCGACTTGTTGTATGTGGGAAAAAATAGAAAGTGAAAGGGAAAAGCATGAGCACTAA
- a CDS encoding glutamate synthase subunit beta, translated as MKKDFKAVPKKIQRKREANERVKDFEPVYIEFNEEEAAQQAKRCLTCPIDVLRGLESEFNFCRTGCPLNNYIPEWIREVRRGNLKKAFELSNEKSPFPEIMGRVCPHDSLCQGNCVLSKTDHGSVAIGAIEVFISEEGFKKGYKPYYGEDRRRKKRVAVIGSGPAGMSCATFLLRGGANVEIFEKSDRPGGLLTYGIPNFKLDKEVVFRRFKWMQEAGLKIHLNSPILEEKDFEKIVENFDAVFIGVGAPSGRGARMENENANGVYHVMDILTNAQKRVFQDFDDCVLKDKRIVVIGGGDSAMDAVRTSVRAGAKEVYCVYRRDESNMPGSKKEVVNAKEEGVKFKFYTAPKAVMVDENNNVKGIVCQQTELGEPDESGRKRVRVIEESDFEIPCDIIILALGFDTVKFPWYEHAGIETDKWGCPVVNKKYQTTNEKVFVGGDAIRGADLVVTAARDGREAAVGILEYLGLKD; from the coding sequence ATGAAAAAAGATTTTAAAGCGGTTCCTAAAAAAATTCAAAGAAAAAGAGAAGCCAATGAAAGGGTAAAAGATTTTGAACCGGTTTATATTGAGTTTAATGAAGAAGAAGCCGCACAGCAGGCTAAAAGATGTCTTACCTGTCCTATAGATGTTTTAAGGGGGCTTGAGAGCGAATTTAATTTTTGCAGAACAGGATGCCCTCTTAATAATTATATTCCAGAGTGGATAAGAGAAGTAAGACGCGGAAATTTGAAAAAAGCATTTGAGCTTAGTAACGAAAAATCCCCTTTTCCTGAAATTATGGGAAGAGTGTGCCCGCATGACAGTTTGTGTCAGGGAAATTGCGTATTATCCAAAACAGACCATGGAAGCGTGGCAATAGGTGCTATTGAAGTTTTTATCAGCGAAGAAGGATTTAAAAAAGGATATAAACCATATTACGGAGAAGATAGAAGGAGAAAAAAAAGAGTCGCTGTAATAGGCAGCGGACCTGCCGGGATGAGCTGCGCCACTTTTCTTTTAAGAGGCGGGGCAAATGTGGAAATTTTTGAAAAATCCGACAGACCGGGTGGACTTTTAACATACGGTATTCCTAATTTCAAACTTGATAAGGAAGTTGTTTTCAGAAGATTTAAATGGATGCAAGAAGCTGGGCTTAAAATTCATTTGAATTCACCTATTTTAGAAGAAAAAGATTTTGAAAAGATTGTTGAAAATTTTGATGCAGTGTTTATAGGTGTCGGTGCTCCAAGCGGCAGGGGGGCGAGAATGGAAAATGAAAATGCTAACGGTGTTTATCATGTAATGGATATTTTAACAAACGCTCAAAAAAGAGTTTTTCAGGATTTTGACGATTGTGTTTTAAAAGATAAAAGAATTGTTGTTATAGGCGGTGGTGACAGTGCCATGGATGCAGTAAGAACCAGTGTAAGGGCAGGGGCCAAGGAAGTTTACTGTGTATATAGAAGAGATGAATCCAATATGCCTGGAAGCAAAAAAGAAGTTGTAAATGCAAAAGAAGAAGGTGTAAAATTTAAATTTTACACAGCACCAAAAGCTGTAATGGTTGATGAAAATAATAATGTAAAAGGAATTGTGTGTCAGCAGACTGAACTGGGAGAGCCAGATGAGAGCGGAAGAAAAAGGGTTAGAGTTATAGAAGAGAGTGATTTTGAAATTCCTTGTGATATAATTATATTGGCGTTAGGGTTTGATACCGTTAAATTCCCTTGGTATGAGCATGCCGGTATTGAGACTGACAAATGGGGATGTCCTGTTGTAAATAAAAAATATCAGACCACTAATGAAAAAGTTTTTGTCGGAGGAGATGCAATTAGAGGTGCCGATTTGGTTGTAACAGCTGCAAGAGACGGAAGAGAAGCGGCAGTTGGCATTTTAGAATATTTAGGATTAAAGGATTAA